A stretch of Corallococcus macrosporus DNA encodes these proteins:
- the glgC gene encoding glucose-1-phosphate adenylyltransferase — protein sequence MSKLLAMILAGGAGTRLEPLTRERAKPAVPFGGRYRIIDFVLSNFANSGVYRMKVLTQYKSDSLNNHLSRAWRLTAFLGHYVEAVPAQMRTGVDWYKGSADAIYQNLNIITDEEPDHIFVFGADHVYRMDVRKMLDFHIERKAACTVAAIPVPIEQGREFGIIDVGPDGRMLQFLEKPQNPPPMPGNPKMCLASMGNYLFSTDTLVKEVVRDAADEKSAHDFGKSIISELYKHEPVYVYDFAQNTVAGQEDKERGYWRDVGNIDVYYQSNMDLVEVDPTFNLYNDRWPIITQPNNYPPAKFVFADRENKRVGTATDSLVAEGCIISGGHVHRSVLSPKVRVNSYSEVEDSILFENVTIGRRCRIKRAIIDKNVEIPPGMTIGYDPVEDKRRFHVTSGGVVVIPKGMKVT from the coding sequence ATGTCAAAGCTGCTGGCCATGATTCTGGCGGGAGGCGCGGGCACGCGCCTGGAGCCCCTGACCCGTGAGCGCGCGAAGCCCGCGGTCCCGTTCGGCGGGCGCTACCGCATCATCGACTTCGTCCTCTCCAACTTCGCCAACTCCGGCGTGTACCGGATGAAGGTGCTGACCCAGTACAAGAGCGACTCGCTCAACAACCACCTGTCGCGCGCGTGGCGCCTGACGGCGTTCCTGGGTCACTACGTGGAGGCGGTGCCCGCGCAGATGCGCACCGGCGTGGACTGGTACAAGGGCAGCGCGGACGCCATCTACCAGAACCTCAACATCATCACGGACGAGGAGCCGGACCACATCTTCGTCTTCGGCGCGGACCACGTGTACCGGATGGACGTGCGCAAGATGCTGGACTTCCACATCGAGCGGAAGGCCGCGTGCACGGTGGCGGCCATCCCCGTCCCCATCGAGCAGGGGCGCGAGTTCGGCATCATCGACGTGGGGCCGGACGGGCGGATGCTGCAGTTCCTGGAGAAGCCCCAGAACCCGCCGCCCATGCCGGGCAACCCGAAGATGTGCCTGGCGTCCATGGGCAACTACCTCTTCAGCACGGACACGCTGGTGAAGGAGGTGGTGCGCGACGCGGCGGACGAGAAGAGCGCGCACGACTTCGGCAAGTCCATCATCAGCGAGCTCTACAAGCACGAGCCCGTGTACGTGTACGACTTCGCCCAGAACACGGTGGCCGGCCAGGAGGACAAGGAGCGCGGCTACTGGCGGGACGTGGGGAACATCGACGTGTACTACCAGTCCAACATGGACCTGGTGGAGGTGGACCCGACCTTCAACCTGTACAACGACCGCTGGCCCATCATCACGCAGCCCAACAACTACCCGCCGGCGAAGTTCGTCTTCGCGGACCGGGAGAACAAGCGCGTGGGCACCGCGACGGACTCGCTGGTGGCGGAGGGCTGCATCATCTCCGGCGGCCACGTGCACCGCTCCGTGCTGTCGCCGAAGGTGCGGGTGAACTCGTATTCGGAGGTGGAGGACTCCATCCTCTTCGAGAACGTCACCATTGGCCGGCGCTGCCGCATCAAGCGGGCCATCATCGACAAGAACGTGGAGATTCCGCCCGGGATGACCATTGGCTACGACCCGGTGGAGGACAAGCGCCGCTTCCACGTCACGTCCGGCGGCGTCGTCGTCATCCCCAAGGGAATGAAGGTCACCTGA
- a CDS encoding RNA polymerase sigma factor: MRGQRDATESLLLELLPRVRNLVRYLVRGDSDVEDIAQESLIALVRGLPTYRGDGRFHGWVDRVVVRTTFAWIKRSRGREARYSEDPVELLAVPSDEAPADEYLHRRHLVTLLDKLSTEQRHALVLHHVLELSVQEISTELGVPFETVRSRLRLGRTALRALASDGELPEGESS, from the coding sequence ATGCGAGGGCAGCGCGATGCGACCGAGTCCCTGCTCCTGGAGCTGCTGCCCCGCGTCCGCAACCTGGTGCGCTACCTGGTGCGCGGGGACTCGGACGTGGAGGACATCGCCCAGGAGTCGCTCATCGCGCTGGTGCGGGGCCTGCCCACCTATCGCGGTGACGGGCGGTTCCACGGCTGGGTAGACCGGGTGGTGGTGCGCACGACGTTCGCGTGGATCAAGCGTTCACGCGGGCGCGAGGCCCGTTACAGTGAGGATCCGGTGGAGTTGTTGGCGGTGCCGTCCGACGAAGCGCCGGCGGACGAGTACCTGCATCGCCGTCACCTCGTGACGTTGCTGGACAAGCTGTCGACGGAGCAGCGGCACGCGCTGGTGCTGCACCACGTCCTGGAATTGAGCGTGCAGGAGATCTCCACAGAGCTGGGCGTCCCCTTCGAAACCGTGCGCAGCCGGCTGCGCCTGGGACGCACCGCCCTGCGAGCGCTGGCCTCGGACGGTGAGCTGCCCGAGGGGGAGTCCTCATGA
- the purU gene encoding formyltetrahydrofolate deformylase, with translation MTERPAQYILTLSCPDQRGIVHAVSGWLAEHGCNILDSAQYGDPQTRLFFMRVHFADEEGKVESAALRDAFGVLAQRFSMDWRLHDAAEKPRVLLMVSKIGHCLNDLLYRYRSGILPVEIPAIVSNHRDFYQLAASHDIPFHHLPVTVENKARQEARLLELVREQRVDLVVLARYMQILSPETCDALRGRLINIHHSFLPSFKGARPYQQAYDRGVKLIGATAHFVTGDLDEGPIIEQDVERVDHTLSPEALTAIGRDVENVVLGRAVTWFVQHRILLNGHKTVVFR, from the coding sequence ATGACCGAGCGTCCCGCCCAATACATCCTCACGCTGTCGTGCCCGGATCAGCGCGGCATCGTCCATGCTGTCTCCGGCTGGCTCGCCGAGCACGGCTGCAACATCCTCGACAGCGCGCAGTACGGCGACCCGCAGACGCGGCTGTTCTTCATGCGCGTGCACTTCGCGGATGAAGAGGGGAAGGTCGAGTCCGCGGCGTTGCGCGACGCCTTCGGGGTGCTCGCGCAGCGCTTCTCCATGGACTGGCGCCTGCATGACGCGGCGGAGAAGCCGCGGGTGTTGCTGATGGTCTCGAAGATTGGCCACTGCCTGAACGACCTGCTGTATCGCTACCGCAGTGGAATCCTGCCGGTGGAGATCCCGGCCATCGTGTCCAACCACCGGGACTTCTACCAACTGGCCGCATCCCACGACATCCCGTTCCACCACCTGCCGGTGACGGTGGAGAACAAGGCACGGCAGGAAGCGCGCCTGCTGGAGTTGGTGCGCGAGCAGCGCGTGGACCTGGTGGTGCTCGCCCGGTACATGCAGATCCTCTCCCCGGAGACGTGCGATGCGCTGCGAGGGCGGCTCATCAACATCCACCACTCGTTCCTGCCCAGCTTCAAGGGCGCGAGGCCGTACCAGCAGGCGTACGACCGGGGCGTGAAGCTGATCGGCGCGACGGCCCACTTCGTCACGGGCGACCTGGACGAAGGACCCATCATCGAACAGGACGTGGAGCGAGTGGACCACACACTGTCGCCCGAGGCCCTGACGGCCATAGGGCGCGACGTGGAGAACGTCGTGCTGGGCCGAGCCGTGACGTGGTTCGTGCAGCACCGCATCCTGCTCAACGGTCACAAGACCGTCGTGTTCCGCTGA
- a CDS encoding tetratricopeptide repeat protein, whose product MNSRPPDDGEAEPVDDLLRPLDDGSGPARRLSRQRSSALVQAALDAALQQATDHPRRRKRPPTWLMAGAALVFTGAAAAAAWRYTRPEQPHPVVLTPAVPEPMQVATLEPVPLPPKPAPSEPFTIEHPRPLRPSIAVKESSKPEDLLRQANAFRSEGKWKEAEELYLRVIRVEPSSLAAYVARVASGSLRLEHLGDARGALRQFQDAVRLQPGAMLDPEARHGVAEAYRALGDTEAEARALGEFLTLHPDSPLGAASRARLRELSPP is encoded by the coding sequence ATGAACTCCCGCCCCCCCGACGACGGTGAAGCGGAGCCGGTGGACGACCTGCTGCGGCCCCTGGATGACGGCAGCGGACCGGCGCGGAGGCTGTCGAGGCAACGCTCGAGCGCGCTCGTCCAGGCGGCGCTGGACGCGGCGCTCCAACAGGCGACGGACCATCCGAGAAGGCGCAAGCGGCCTCCCACGTGGCTGATGGCAGGCGCGGCGCTCGTCTTCACCGGAGCCGCGGCCGCCGCGGCATGGCGCTACACGCGTCCCGAGCAGCCCCACCCGGTGGTACTGACACCCGCCGTGCCGGAGCCAATGCAGGTGGCCACGCTGGAGCCGGTACCCCTTCCCCCCAAGCCCGCGCCCTCCGAACCCTTCACCATCGAGCATCCCCGCCCCCTGCGTCCGAGCATCGCGGTGAAGGAGTCCTCGAAGCCGGAGGACCTGCTGCGGCAAGCCAACGCGTTCCGTTCAGAGGGGAAATGGAAGGAAGCGGAAGAGCTGTACCTGCGCGTCATCCGAGTGGAGCCGTCATCGCTGGCCGCGTACGTCGCGAGAGTGGCGTCGGGCTCGCTGCGACTGGAGCACCTGGGGGACGCACGCGGCGCCCTGCGCCAGTTCCAGGACGCGGTGCGACTGCAACCCGGAGCCATGCTGGATCCGGAGGCCCGCCACGGCGTGGCAGAAGCCTACCGAGCCCTGGGTGACACGGAGGCGGAGGCCCGAGCGCTGGGAGAGTTCCTCACGCTGCATCCGGACTCGCCACTGGGCGCGGCGTCCCGTGCGCGGCTCCGGGAGTTGTCACCGCCATGA
- a CDS encoding FadR/GntR family transcriptional regulator — translation MERVGRVAYVEEQLERYISLGMLPRGQFASEEKLAGEFNCCRGTVREAFRRLAARGLVVKHPGRKTRAVALDESLTLENLGLALHHRHTEEGRRLFEGFFSLKRQVLVELLADCCTKASASQVDQLESVCYALSDAARWHPGERCAELEFELLRLAAHTASRPGHMLLVQSLQRAMRGNAARLLSFMGGESLSAWARCAMHALNERDVRTLQHQLPALLEACDEGLLDAFAPVPRERAAPDDSRAEERLCEATASDTGPCVEVRDNDDSASAAREHDAHASPPCVEVRSLSVPEPTLHQDAASDARLVVEERGFDRLESAANDSSAPALALCRHGQDFSVASDSAGLMSPSVPGLAPGSVGGACTEGGVASAVLGSLSISPTGWVASSLEGGRKPEAPPAGSSGHACVTEHMDGGPVHGSLGPLGRWAVRLWHFVTRFLGLPAS, via the coding sequence ATGGAGCGGGTGGGACGCGTGGCGTACGTAGAGGAGCAACTCGAGCGCTACATTTCGCTGGGGATGCTGCCGCGGGGGCAGTTCGCCTCGGAAGAGAAGCTGGCGGGTGAATTCAACTGCTGCCGGGGCACCGTGCGTGAGGCGTTCCGGAGACTGGCGGCGCGAGGCCTGGTGGTGAAGCACCCCGGTCGCAAGACGCGCGCGGTGGCACTGGATGAGTCGCTGACGCTGGAGAACCTGGGCCTGGCGCTGCATCACCGGCACACCGAGGAGGGCCGGCGGCTTTTTGAGGGCTTCTTCAGCCTCAAGCGTCAGGTGCTGGTGGAGCTGCTGGCCGACTGCTGCACGAAGGCCTCCGCGTCGCAGGTGGACCAGTTGGAGTCCGTCTGTTACGCGCTCTCGGACGCGGCGCGCTGGCACCCCGGAGAGCGCTGCGCGGAGCTGGAATTCGAGTTGCTGCGGCTGGCGGCCCACACGGCTTCACGTCCCGGGCACATGCTCCTCGTCCAGTCGCTGCAACGGGCCATGAGGGGCAACGCGGCCCGGCTGCTGTCCTTCATGGGGGGCGAGTCGCTGAGTGCATGGGCCAGGTGCGCGATGCACGCACTGAACGAGCGGGATGTGCGAACGCTTCAGCACCAACTGCCGGCGCTGCTGGAGGCGTGCGATGAGGGCTTGCTGGACGCTTTCGCTCCTGTCCCTCGGGAGCGGGCGGCGCCTGACGACTCCCGCGCTGAGGAGCGCCTCTGCGAAGCCACCGCGTCAGATACCGGCCCTTGCGTGGAGGTTCGTGACAACGATGACTCCGCGTCAGCCGCCAGGGAGCACGATGCTCATGCGTCACCTCCTTGCGTTGAGGTGCGGAGCCTCAGCGTCCCTGAGCCAACTCTCCATCAAGACGCTGCGTCGGACGCGCGCCTCGTCGTGGAGGAGCGTGGTTTCGACCGCCTGGAGTCAGCCGCCAATGACAGCTCAGCACCTGCGCTCGCGCTCTGCCGCCATGGGCAGGACTTTTCCGTGGCGTCCGACTCCGCAGGGCTGATGTCTCCATCCGTCCCGGGGCTTGCACCTGGCTCGGTCGGTGGAGCGTGCACCGAGGGAGGCGTGGCGAGCGCGGTCCTTGGAAGCCTGTCCATCAGTCCAACTGGTTGGGTCGCTTCGTCTCTGGAGGGTGGACGCAAACCCGAAGCTCCACCTGCCGGTTCCAGCGGGCATGCCTGTGTGACTGAGCACATGGATGGCGGCCCGGTTCACGGCAGCCTGGGGCCGCTGGGCCGGTGGGCTGTGCGCCTCTGGCACTTCGTCACTCGATTCCTGGGGCTCCCTGCTTCGTGA
- a CDS encoding DUF7305 domain-containing protein, producing the protein MRLRITRFIPWAAMLGTACTVNDPVATLHSPDGGSDIPDAWAEHCADSGPPLLLGDPASVPLLCSGQLAETLFRRAACSCEGLSLSAPFSVDAFRSSVGPYAPGGTGGDVGVNGSLSANDRVTVGGSLQVGGVQLSRPLTVGGSLHSNGPLSGPGTSATVAGDARVNGGVALAALTVGGVLTVPPEFSPGPARASELRREPVPPVTPCDCANGSRFDPAALIAHHSVDNDNAAIDLDPATLEGVTGERVLELPCGRFLLTRIAGPGHATLRIRGRTALFIPGGVDLVEALTVDVQPPGELDLFLAGGFIVSGQLTLGSAALPSRVRVYVAGTQPLDISAGSTLAGNLYAPQAQLNLSGNAEVFGSLFVRHLEASGAIQVHHDADVLNAGAACPAG; encoded by the coding sequence ATGAGACTCCGCATCACGCGATTCATTCCATGGGCAGCGATGTTGGGCACCGCGTGCACGGTGAACGACCCGGTGGCCACGCTGCACTCGCCTGACGGGGGGAGCGACATCCCGGATGCATGGGCCGAGCACTGCGCGGACAGCGGACCGCCACTCCTGCTGGGAGATCCGGCATCAGTGCCTCTGCTGTGCAGCGGCCAACTGGCGGAGACGTTGTTCCGCCGCGCGGCATGCTCCTGTGAAGGCCTGTCCCTCAGCGCCCCTTTCTCCGTGGATGCATTCCGAAGCTCCGTGGGCCCGTACGCACCCGGGGGCACGGGCGGCGACGTGGGAGTGAATGGCAGTCTGTCCGCGAACGACCGCGTCACGGTGGGCGGCTCGCTCCAGGTGGGAGGAGTCCAGCTCAGCCGCCCGCTCACGGTGGGCGGAAGCCTGCACAGCAACGGTCCCCTCTCCGGTCCGGGCACGTCCGCCACCGTGGCCGGCGACGCGAGGGTGAATGGAGGCGTAGCGCTCGCCGCCCTCACCGTGGGTGGCGTGCTCACGGTTCCTCCGGAGTTCTCCCCCGGGCCAGCCCGGGCGTCGGAGCTGCGCCGAGAGCCCGTGCCCCCGGTCACGCCCTGCGACTGCGCCAACGGCTCCCGCTTCGACCCGGCCGCGCTCATCGCCCACCACTCCGTGGACAATGACAACGCGGCCATCGATCTGGACCCGGCGACGCTGGAAGGCGTCACCGGCGAGCGCGTGCTGGAACTGCCCTGCGGCCGCTTCCTGCTGACCCGCATCGCGGGGCCCGGCCACGCCACGCTGCGCATCCGGGGCCGCACCGCGCTGTTCATCCCCGGCGGTGTGGACTTGGTCGAAGCGCTCACCGTGGACGTGCAGCCTCCGGGTGAGCTGGATCTCTTCCTCGCGGGCGGCTTCATCGTGTCCGGCCAGCTCACGCTGGGCTCAGCCGCCCTACCCTCGCGGGTGCGCGTCTACGTCGCGGGCACGCAGCCCTTGGACATCTCCGCGGGCAGCACGCTCGCCGGAAACCTCTACGCGCCACAGGCCCAGCTCAACCTGAGCGGCAACGCGGAGGTCTTCGGCTCCCTGTTCGTGCGCCACCTGGAGGCGTCCGGAGCGATACAGGTGCACCACGACGCGGACGTGCTCAACGCGGGCGCCGCGTGCCCCGCGGGTTGA
- the add gene encoding adenosine deaminase: MPTIRDDETPNATGIPSSARRTDIIPPPTLAVTEELLHALPKTDLHCHLDGSMRLKTILELAEQQKIKLMADTEDGLAKAIHMGQVCKSLEEYLVAFDVTLSVLQTAESLYRAAYELAVDAAAENVRWLEVRYSPALHLQKGLKMTTVIDSVLEGLRAAKRETGIKCAVIVCGIRHINPQTSMRLAELSVAYKNRGVVGFDLAGAEASFPAKDHLDAFRLILKNNVNCTAHAGEAYGPESISQAIHSLGAHRIGHGTRLREDGDLLNYVNDHRIPMEVCPSSNVQTGAVSSLESHPLKFYFDYGLRVTINTDNRLITDTTVTKELWLAHRNLGLSLEDLTTIIVSGFKSAFLPFREKQDMLRQVNQEIATTLAAFEKRPVAAMRQPA, encoded by the coding sequence ATGCCCACGATTCGTGACGACGAAACCCCCAACGCCACCGGCATCCCTTCATCCGCCCGGCGCACGGACATCATCCCGCCCCCCACGCTGGCGGTGACCGAGGAGCTGCTCCACGCGCTCCCCAAGACGGACCTGCACTGCCACCTGGACGGGTCCATGCGCCTGAAGACCATCCTGGAGCTGGCCGAGCAGCAGAAGATCAAGCTCATGGCCGACACCGAGGACGGCCTGGCCAAGGCCATCCACATGGGCCAGGTGTGCAAGAGCCTGGAGGAGTACCTCGTCGCGTTCGACGTGACGCTCTCCGTGCTCCAGACGGCCGAGTCCCTCTACCGCGCCGCCTACGAGCTGGCCGTGGACGCCGCCGCGGAGAACGTGCGCTGGCTGGAGGTGCGCTACTCGCCCGCGCTGCACCTGCAGAAGGGCCTGAAGATGACCACGGTCATCGACTCCGTGCTGGAGGGCCTGCGCGCCGCCAAGCGTGAGACGGGCATCAAGTGCGCCGTCATCGTCTGCGGCATCCGCCACATCAACCCGCAGACGTCCATGCGCCTGGCGGAGCTGTCCGTCGCGTACAAGAACCGCGGCGTCGTCGGCTTCGACCTGGCGGGCGCGGAGGCCAGCTTCCCCGCCAAGGACCACCTGGACGCCTTCCGCCTCATCCTCAAGAACAACGTCAACTGCACCGCGCACGCCGGTGAGGCCTACGGCCCGGAGTCCATCTCCCAGGCCATCCACTCGCTGGGCGCGCACCGCATCGGCCACGGCACCCGGCTGCGCGAGGACGGCGACCTGCTCAACTACGTCAACGACCACCGCATCCCCATGGAGGTCTGCCCGTCCTCCAACGTCCAGACGGGCGCGGTGTCCTCGCTGGAGTCCCACCCGCTCAAGTTCTATTTCGACTACGGCCTGCGGGTGACCATCAACACCGACAACCGCCTCATCACCGACACCACGGTGACGAAGGAGCTGTGGCTCGCCCACCGCAACCTGGGCCTGTCGCTGGAGGACCTCACCACCATCATCGTGTCCGGCTTCAAGAGCGCCTTCCTTCCGTTCCGGGAGAAGCAGGACATGCTGCGGCAGGTGAACCAGGAGATCGCCACCACGCTCGCCGCCTTCGAGAAGCGCCCCGTCGCGGCCATGCGCCAGCCGGCCTGA
- a CDS encoding GGDEF domain-containing protein yields MSGDQTRVTKISSLTPGPERGTECCLVQIHGPELGKKYVLEETEFTIGRDQHNHIVVDLDNVSRRHARIWTRQGKTYVEDLQSTNGTYLNDREVLQAQPLRSGDLVKVGGSIFKFLDGDNIETQYHETIYTLTIADGLTGINNKRYFLEYLEREMGRSHRYQRTLSLMMFDIDHFKQINDVHGHLAGDYVLREMAQSIKRLVRREQCFARYGGEEFAIVMPEDGPDKARLFAEKIRKLVEDKRFMFEDKDIPVTISIGVAEVASEMSEPSQFIKVADANLYKAKKSGRNRVVG; encoded by the coding sequence ATGTCTGGCGACCAAACGCGAGTCACCAAGATCTCCAGCCTCACCCCGGGTCCCGAGCGCGGCACCGAGTGCTGCCTCGTGCAGATCCACGGACCTGAGCTGGGCAAGAAGTACGTGCTGGAAGAGACCGAGTTCACCATCGGTCGCGACCAGCACAACCACATCGTGGTGGACCTGGACAACGTGTCCCGCCGCCACGCTCGCATCTGGACCCGTCAGGGCAAGACGTACGTGGAGGATCTCCAGTCCACGAACGGCACCTACCTGAACGACCGGGAGGTCCTCCAGGCGCAGCCCCTGCGCAGCGGGGACCTGGTGAAGGTGGGAGGCTCCATCTTCAAGTTCCTCGATGGCGACAACATCGAGACCCAGTACCACGAGACCATCTACACGCTGACCATCGCGGACGGTCTCACCGGCATCAACAACAAGCGCTACTTCCTGGAGTACCTGGAGCGCGAGATGGGCCGCTCGCACCGGTACCAGCGCACGCTGTCGTTGATGATGTTCGACATCGACCACTTCAAGCAGATCAACGACGTCCACGGCCACCTGGCCGGTGACTACGTGCTGCGCGAGATGGCCCAGTCCATCAAGCGGCTGGTGCGCCGCGAGCAGTGCTTCGCGCGCTACGGCGGCGAGGAGTTCGCCATCGTCATGCCGGAGGATGGGCCGGACAAGGCGCGCCTGTTCGCGGAGAAGATCCGCAAGCTGGTGGAGGACAAGCGCTTCATGTTCGAGGACAAGGACATCCCCGTCACCATCTCCATCGGAGTGGCGGAGGTCGCCTCGGAGATGTCGGAGCCGTCCCAGTTCATCAAGGTGGCGGACGCGAACCTCTACAAGGCCAAGAAGTCCGGCCGCAACCGCGTGGTGGGCTGA
- a CDS encoding MFS transporter: protein MNRLRELRSVLNLTVLVAGLGYFVDLFDITLFGVVRVASLKDLGLTDPSDIFQKGLVIYNAQMAGMMVGGLFWGLLGDKRGRLSVMFGSILLYSAANLLNPFVWDVNSYAACRFLGGLGLAGELGAAITLVAESLPKEKRGLGTTVVATLGMLGVVVAALVAQHLHWKTAYVTGGVLGLTLLFARFKVSESVLFTQKAGASKGNALLLLQGGRFPKYLGCILVGVPIYFTTGILFVFAPELTAGLHVQGTVTAGDAILFGSVGLTLGDLLSGVLSQWLQSRKRAVGLSLCAWFALVLVYGLVPGLTPPLIYALTFLIGLSVGYWAVLITMAAEQFGTNIRATVTTSVPNFVRGSAVLAATAFGQLKGSLGVAHAALAVGAVCFLLALVALSRLAETFHRDLDYVESAGGVNANVDARTG from the coding sequence ATGAACCGCCTCCGGGAACTGCGCTCGGTCCTGAACCTCACCGTCCTCGTGGCGGGGCTGGGCTACTTCGTGGACCTCTTCGACATCACGCTGTTCGGCGTGGTGCGCGTCGCTTCGCTGAAGGACCTGGGCCTCACCGACCCCTCGGACATCTTCCAGAAGGGGCTCGTCATCTACAACGCGCAGATGGCGGGGATGATGGTGGGCGGCCTCTTCTGGGGACTGCTCGGGGACAAGCGGGGACGCCTGTCGGTGATGTTCGGCTCCATCCTGCTGTACTCGGCGGCGAACCTGCTCAACCCCTTCGTCTGGGACGTGAACAGCTACGCCGCCTGCCGCTTCCTCGGGGGCCTGGGGCTCGCGGGCGAACTGGGCGCGGCCATCACCCTGGTGGCGGAGTCCCTGCCGAAGGAGAAGCGCGGCCTGGGCACCACCGTCGTCGCCACGCTGGGCATGCTGGGCGTCGTCGTCGCGGCGCTCGTCGCGCAGCACCTGCACTGGAAGACGGCCTACGTGACGGGCGGCGTGCTGGGCCTGACGCTCCTCTTCGCGCGCTTCAAGGTGTCCGAGTCCGTCCTCTTTACCCAGAAGGCCGGCGCATCGAAGGGCAACGCGCTGCTGCTCCTCCAGGGCGGCCGCTTCCCGAAGTACCTGGGCTGCATCCTCGTGGGCGTGCCCATCTACTTCACCACCGGCATCCTCTTCGTCTTCGCCCCGGAGCTGACCGCGGGCCTCCACGTGCAGGGCACGGTGACGGCGGGCGACGCCATCCTCTTCGGCAGCGTGGGCCTGACGCTGGGGGACCTGCTGTCCGGCGTGCTGAGCCAGTGGCTCCAGAGCCGCAAGCGCGCCGTGGGCCTCAGCCTGTGCGCCTGGTTCGCGCTGGTGCTCGTGTACGGGCTCGTGCCGGGGCTCACCCCCCCGCTCATCTACGCGCTGACCTTCCTCATTGGCCTGAGCGTGGGCTACTGGGCCGTGCTCATCACCATGGCCGCCGAGCAGTTCGGCACCAACATCCGCGCCACCGTGACGACGTCCGTGCCCAACTTCGTGCGCGGCTCCGCGGTGCTCGCGGCCACCGCCTTCGGTCAGCTCAAGGGCTCCCTGGGCGTGGCGCACGCGGCGCTCGCGGTGGGCGCGGTCTGCTTCCTCCTCGCGCTCGTGGCCCTGTCCCGGCTGGCCGAGACCTTCCACCGCGACCTGGATTACGTGGAGTCCGCTGGCGGCGTGAACGCGAACGTGGACGCGCGCACCGGCTGA
- a CDS encoding PQQ-binding-like beta-propeller repeat protein → MACQRAPVEAAFQYSSDASSRTGLTALADGVLLGNEAGAVVRLDREGRPVWTARLGREVAVAPVLAGDSVIVGTVVGELACLSLQDGKERWRLGGEPPVLAPPVVDDAGRTVFLVAPDGAVHALAADSGQARWKRPAPGASAQAPESAPVKPLEPQVSVAPALRAAPVLVEGVLVVPLASGLWALDAESGEPRWSKPVTDVVGLDSERDTVFVATRPGQVLALSVKDGSTRWEQRFADGVTGPPARALGALWVGAGPTSLVGLSTSEGREVARVALPSPLVGRVQVGLEDLLLVPTSGREGRLIALKAPGWTPAFTVRADTPLRTRPVVRGPLVFVLGLDGRVLAWRLRVPPPA, encoded by the coding sequence ATGGCGTGCCAGCGGGCGCCGGTGGAAGCGGCCTTCCAGTACTCCAGTGATGCATCCTCCCGGACGGGGCTGACGGCCCTGGCGGACGGGGTGCTCCTGGGCAACGAGGCGGGCGCCGTGGTGCGCCTGGACCGCGAGGGCAGGCCGGTGTGGACCGCCCGACTGGGCCGCGAGGTGGCGGTGGCCCCCGTCCTGGCCGGTGACAGCGTCATCGTGGGGACGGTGGTGGGGGAGCTGGCGTGTCTGTCGCTTCAGGACGGCAAGGAGCGCTGGCGCCTGGGCGGCGAGCCTCCCGTGCTCGCACCGCCCGTGGTGGACGACGCGGGACGCACCGTCTTCCTGGTGGCGCCCGACGGAGCGGTGCACGCCCTGGCGGCGGACTCCGGTCAGGCACGCTGGAAGCGGCCGGCCCCCGGGGCTTCGGCGCAGGCTCCGGAGTCCGCTCCGGTGAAACCGTTGGAGCCGCAGGTGTCCGTGGCCCCGGCGCTTCGGGCGGCGCCGGTGCTGGTGGAGGGCGTGCTGGTGGTGCCGCTCGCCTCCGGGCTGTGGGCGCTGGACGCGGAGAGTGGGGAGCCGCGCTGGTCGAAGCCGGTGACGGACGTGGTGGGGTTGGACTCGGAGCGCGACACCGTCTTCGTGGCCACGCGTCCGGGACAGGTGCTGGCGCTGTCGGTGAAGGACGGGAGCACGCGCTGGGAGCAGCGCTTCGCGGACGGCGTGACGGGGCCACCCGCGCGGGCGCTGGGCGCGCTGTGGGTGGGCGCGGGCCCCACGTCGCTGGTGGGGCTGTCCACGTCGGAGGGCCGGGAGGTGGCGCGGGTGGCGCTGCCTTCGCCGCTCGTGGGCCGGGTGCAGGTGGGGCTGGAGGACCTGCTGCTGGTGCCCACGTCCGGGCGCGAGGGGCGCCTCATCGCGCTCAAGGCGCCGGGCTGGACGCCCGCGTTCACGGTGCGGGCGGACACGCCGCTGCGCACCCGGCCGGTGGTGCGAGGACCGCTGGTGTTCGTGCTGGGGCTGGACGGCCGCGTGCTGGCATGGCGGCTGCGGGTGCCGCCGCCGGCCTGA